Sequence from the Bacteroidales bacterium genome:
TTACACCATATTCTGTAAGTTCTTTTTCAACAGCTTCTGTATTTTCGTCTAATTTTAAATCCGTAAAGGCAACATCAGCTCCGTGTTTTGCAAATTCTATTGCTATTGATTTTCCGATGCCTCTTGCCGCACCGGTTATAACTGCAACTTTTCCGTCTAATAATTTCATATTTTATTATTTTAATTTTCTGTTTTATAACAGACAAAAATATAATTTAAAATGAAGTTTTCAAAATTAACACAAATCAATTTCATTTCCTTTTTCTGCAATAAATAAGCGGATATTGTTACTTATTCCCGCAACCAACCGTTGCCTTGCTTCAACAGACGTCCATGCTATATGCGGCGTAATTATAATATTAGGTGCTTTAAACAGAATATTATTATCTTTCGGAGGTTCTTGCGTTAACACATCAACAGCTGCATAGGCTATTTCTTTGTTAACAAGTGCTTCGTATAAATCATTTTCATTTACAATCCCTCCCCTTGCGGCATTAATAAGAATTGCTGTTTTTTTCATCAATTTTAATTCCTTTTCGGAAATAAGATTTTTTGTTTTATCGGTTAAAGGTGTATGAATTGTAAGAATATCAGATTGTTGCAAAATTTTGTCAAATGATAATCGATCGGATGATTGCTTTGGATTAATAAAACTTTCAGATATTAAAATATTCATTCCGAAAGCTTTTCCGATTTCAGCTACACGTTTCCCGATAGTACCGTAACCGATAATACCGAGATTTTTTCCTTTCAGTTCGATAAACGGATGTTGCAACATTGTAAAAACCGAAGATTTTTGCCAAAGACCGTTTTTAATATCATGTGCAACATTTACCGTTGAGTTCATAACAGTCAAAATATACCCGAAAACGGTTTGAGCAACAGACTCCGTAGAATATCCTTTTACATTTGTTACAACAATGTTTCGCTTTTTTGCTTCTTCAATATCAATATTATTATATCCGGTTGCGGCAACACAAATAAGTTTCAGTTTTTTTGCGGCATTCATTTCATCTTTGCCTATAAGAACCTTGTTTGTGATAATAATTTCGGCATTTTTTATTCTTTCTAATACTTCATTTTCGGAAGTCGTATTATAAGAAGTTAAATCAGCCTGATTTTCAATAGCTTGTAATGAAACATCATTACCTATTGTTGCTTTGTCCAGTAAAATTATTTTCATTTTTTTATTCTTATTCTTGCATCAACAGCAATTACATCTGTTGCAGTTCCCAAAAGCGGATTTAAATCCGTTTCAATAATTTCGGGAGCTGCCTCGAGTAATGCAGAAAGACGTATTATTATATCAATAAACTTTTCTTGATTTATACCTTCTTGTCCTCTTGTTCCTTCAATTAATTTATATGATTTCAGGGATTTTATCATTTTTTCGGCTTCCTGTTTTGATACAGGTGAAAGTACCGAAGAAATATCTTTAAAAACTTCGATAAAAATACCGCCCATACCTGCTAAAACCAAATGTCCGAATTTGTCTTCATATTTTGCTCCTGCAAATAATTCTGTTCCGCTGAGCATCGGTTGCATTAAAATAGCTGTTGTATCTTTTATTTTAATCATTCTGTTAAATTCCGATGTTAATTGCTCTTCATTTTTAACATTTAAAACAACACCTCCGACATCAGATTTATGAACAGGTCCTACAACTTTCAGAACAACGGGAAAAGCAATCTTTTTAACTTTTTGCAATGCATCTTCCAAAGTTTCGGCAACAAATTCTTTTGCTCGGTTTATTCCGGCTGCATCAAGCAAATTCTGAACTTTTTCGGGTTCTAAATATCCGTCTTCTGAAGTTTCAATAATGTTTCGGATTGTATTTGTATCAACTTCGGGAAGTTGAATATTCTCATTTGCCGGTTTATCGGTAAAATATACTTTTGATAAAGCATTTCCGAGAAGAACTTCTTCCGGAAAGAAAACTCTGTTTTTTGAAATAAAATCTTTTATTTCTTCTTTTGCTTCATTTAAAGACGGCAAAACAGGATAAATCGGTTTTTTGCATTTTTGCATTTTTTCATTTATAACATCGTAAGCATCGAAAACTTTGCTTAACCCGGGTGTTCCGAAAATAACAGCCATTGCGTCAATTTCTTCAAAATTATTTTCACAAGCATCAATAATGTTGTCTAATTGTTCTGCCGTTCCGGTTGCCAAAAAATC
This genomic interval carries:
- a CDS encoding D-2-hydroxyacid dehydrogenase encodes the protein MKIILLDKATIGNDVSLQAIENQADLTSYNTTSENEVLERIKNAEIIITNKVLIGKDEMNAAKKLKLICVAATGYNNIDIEEAKKRNIVVTNVKGYSTESVAQTVFGYILTVMNSTVNVAHDIKNGLWQKSSVFTMLQHPFIELKGKNLGIIGYGTIGKRVAEIGKAFGMNILISESFINPKQSSDRLSFDKILQQSDILTIHTPLTDKTKNLISEKELKLMKKTAILINAARGGIVNENDLYEALVNKEIAYAAVDVLTQEPPKDNNILFKAPNIIITPHIAWTSVEARQRLVAGISNNIRLFIAEKGNEIDLC